A genomic region of Caldicellulosiruptor acetigenus contains the following coding sequences:
- the spoVAE gene encoding stage V sporulation protein AE, with the protein MEYLKAFLVGGLICVVGQILIDKTKLTSARVLVLFVTLGAVLQGLGIYQKLVEFAGAGATVPLPGFGYSLAKGAIEEVKKIGLVGAFTGGVSKTAGGISAAVFFGYVISLIFNPRSK; encoded by the coding sequence ATGGAGTACCTGAAGGCTTTTTTGGTTGGAGGGCTTATCTGTGTTGTCGGGCAAATTCTTATTGACAAAACAAAGCTGACATCTGCAAGGGTGCTTGTTTTGTTTGTGACGCTCGGGGCAGTGCTGCAAGGCCTTGGAATATACCAAAAGCTTGTTGAGTTTGCCGGGGCAGGGGCAACTGTGCCCTTGCCCGGCTTTGGGTATTCATTGGCAAAAGGTGCTATCGAAGAGGTTAAAAAAATCGGGCTTGTTGGAGCGTTCACAGGTGGCGTTTCAAAAACAGCTGGCGGAATCTCTGCTGCGGTGTTTTTCGGGTATGTAATCTCGCTGATTTTTAATCCAAGGAGTAAATAG
- the csx20 gene encoding CRISPR-associated protein Csx20 produces MNKLFLIFNHQLSEEQEKEAREVLQVEEIVSLPPQLQDFWSSIPPDVELTEEMFEGITAFLLQNKGEKENFCLVQGDFGATVYIVSWCFKNGFVPIYATTKRVAKEVVRPDGSVELHKIFRHERFRKYILCR; encoded by the coding sequence TTGAACAAACTATTTTTAATTTTCAACCACCAGCTTTCTGAAGAACAAGAAAAAGAAGCAAGAGAAGTTTTACAGGTTGAAGAGATTGTAAGCCTTCCGCCACAGCTTCAAGATTTTTGGAGTAGCATTCCGCCAGATGTAGAGCTGACAGAAGAGATGTTTGAAGGCATCACAGCTTTTTTGCTGCAAAACAAAGGAGAAAAAGAAAACTTTTGCCTTGTTCAGGGTGACTTTGGAGCAACAGTTTACATTGTGAGCTGGTGTTTTAAAAACGGATTTGTGCCCATTTATGCAACAACAAAAAGAGTGGCAAAGGAAGTTGTAAGGCCAGATGGTTCTGTAGAGCTTCACAAGATTTTCAGACATGAAAGGTTTAGAAAATACATTCTGTGTCGCTAA
- the spoVAC gene encoding stage V sporulation protein AC: MNIKEKKASEYQALVKANEPKTNSFKNCILAFLVGGAICDVGQAFLNLYSSFFPKDEAQVLTSITMIFLGAFLTGLGVYDKIGAFAGAGSIVPITGFANSIVSPAIEYKKEGFVFGVGSKMFLIAGPVLVYGISTSILVGLLYYLVKVFPGI, encoded by the coding sequence GTGAACATCAAAGAAAAGAAAGCCTCTGAATACCAGGCACTTGTAAAGGCAAATGAGCCAAAGACAAACTCTTTCAAGAACTGCATCTTGGCATTCTTAGTTGGCGGTGCTATCTGCGATGTTGGCCAGGCGTTTTTGAACCTCTACAGCAGCTTCTTCCCAAAAGATGAGGCTCAAGTTCTCACATCCATCACAATGATTTTTCTTGGAGCTTTTCTGACAGGTCTTGGAGTGTATGACAAAATTGGCGCTTTTGCAGGGGCAGGGTCCATCGTTCCAATCACAGGTTTTGCAAACTCAATTGTCTCACCTGCCATTGAGTACAAAAAAGAGGGGTTTGTGTTTGGCGTTGGAAGCAAGATGTTCTTGATTGCAGGACCTGTTCTTGTATACGGAATTTCCACATCCATACTGGTAGGGCTTTTGTATTATCTTGTGAAAGTATTTCCTGGGATATGA
- a CDS encoding DUF2922 domain-containing protein — MLTLVLTFKLQNGKTFRLSIPDPKPNLTAAEVDSVMNLIVQKNIFATSSPIVEKVSARIVDREVNTLIGQ, encoded by the coding sequence ATGCTCACTCTGGTTTTAACATTCAAACTTCAAAACGGCAAGACATTCAGGCTTTCCATCCCCGACCCAAAGCCAAACTTGACAGCTGCCGAGGTTGACAGCGTGATGAACTTGATTGTTCAAAAGAACATATTCGCAACATCAAGCCCAATTGTTGAGAAGGTATCAGCAAGAATTGTTGACAGAGAGGTAAACACATTAATCGGACAATAA
- the spoVAD gene encoding stage V sporulation protein AD, which translates to MKLGRSTYRFESNVAISDCFTVVGKKEGQGPLSIYFDMVIEDEYAGQKSWELAEGKLLNIAITKLVQRTGENPDNIDLILSGDLLNQLSSSHFAARDLDIPFVGIYGACSTFALSVGLASIFVDSSFAKNVIAATSSHFCSAEKQFRYPLELGTQRPPTSQWTVTGAAAFLIRQEDSLNSPKVTHFTVGRILDFGIKDPNNMGAAMAPAAFDTIMRHFSDTKRSFEYYDMIITGDLGYVGRKLLEELFKKEGISFCSELFDCGILMFDPKTQNTGAGASGCAASACVFGAYLYKLLRERTFERILIVPTGALMSASTVQLGESIPVIAHALAIEMVQ; encoded by the coding sequence ATGAAGCTTGGAAGGTCAACATACAGATTTGAATCAAATGTGGCTATATCCGACTGCTTCACAGTTGTTGGGAAAAAAGAAGGGCAGGGACCTCTTTCAATATATTTTGACATGGTCATTGAAGATGAGTATGCAGGACAAAAATCTTGGGAACTTGCAGAGGGAAAGCTTTTGAACATTGCCATTACAAAGCTTGTACAAAGAACAGGGGAAAACCCAGATAACATAGACCTGATTTTAAGCGGTGACCTTTTGAACCAGCTGTCAAGCTCACACTTTGCTGCAAGGGATTTGGACATTCCGTTTGTTGGCATCTACGGTGCATGTTCTACCTTTGCGCTGTCTGTTGGGCTTGCTTCAATATTTGTCGATAGCAGCTTTGCAAAAAATGTTATTGCCGCAACATCCTCTCACTTTTGCTCTGCCGAAAAGCAGTTCAGATACCCTTTAGAGCTTGGGACACAGAGACCTCCAACATCCCAGTGGACTGTGACAGGCGCTGCTGCCTTTTTGATAAGGCAAGAAGATAGCCTAAATAGCCCAAAAGTAACACACTTTACAGTTGGCAGGATACTTGATTTTGGAATAAAAGACCCTAACAACATGGGAGCTGCAATGGCACCTGCTGCGTTTGATACCATAATGAGGCACTTTTCTGACACAAAAAGAAGTTTTGAATACTACGACATGATAATCACAGGTGATTTGGGGTATGTCGGAAGAAAGCTTTTAGAAGAGCTTTTTAAAAAGGAAGGGATAAGCTTTTGCTCAGAGCTTTTTGACTGTGGAATTTTGATGTTCGACCCAAAGACTCAAAACACGGGTGCAGGTGCAAGCGGGTGTGCAGCCTCTGCCTGTGTGTTTGGCGCCTATCTTTACAAGCTTTTGCGTGAGCGCACATTTGAGAGGATTTTGATTGTACCAACTGGTGCTTTGATGTCTGCATCAACAGTTCAGCTTGGTGAGAGCATCCCTGTAATTGCCCATGCACTTGCCATTGAGATGGTGCAGTAA
- a CDS encoding DUF1659 domain-containing protein, whose amino-acid sequence MAAKPLIGSLQLKLENGTTSTGRIRLKTLSFDIKPDAQDMDVYQVGQAIASLQSKPLYTIIRSNNFELLY is encoded by the coding sequence ATGGCAGCAAAACCACTTATAGGCTCATTGCAACTCAAGCTTGAAAACGGCACGACATCCACTGGAAGAATAAGGCTCAAGACGCTCTCTTTTGACATCAAGCCAGATGCCCAGGATATGGATGTGTATCAGGTTGGCCAGGCAATTGCAAGCCTTCAGTCAAAGCCGCTGTACACAATTATAAGAAGCAACAACTTTGAGCTTTTATACTAA